The genomic window TGAAGCTAAGGCCGAAATCAATAAGGACCTGAGAGAAGATAGCTCTGGTTGTGATGCAGAGATATGGTAACAATCAAGTAAACAAACAGAGAAAACAAGGATTTCTTCGCCTCTACTATAACAGATAAAATAACTCACCAATTGATTGGTACCCATCCGAAGTAGCATATTTGATGTGGTCAAGTCACCATGAATAAGACCACCGTCATGTAGTTTTCCAATTGAATCGCCAATCTGCATTGCGATGTCATCCAATCGTTCTTCCACAATACCATGTAACCCGAATTCAAGGAAGACATCTTTCACAGAAGGACCCTCCACATACTCAAATGTTAGAGAATGCAGAAGTGGATCCACAGCATACAACACAGGAGTAGACACCCCTAGTCGTCTTGCCTTTGTCATACATCTAGCTTCCTGCTCCGAAGTTCACGGAAAACATTCAACACTTGCTTCTGCAATATGTAAAGAAAAccagtgaaaaaaaatacaaacttgtGACTCACCGCATTTAAACGCTTGAGAGTAAGTTTAGAATCCAGAGTTGGATGCCTGTACTTCTTCGAGAAACGTTCCTTTACAATAGACCTCCTTCCAACAAAATTTGACTCAAAAACCCTCTGAAAGAGAACAAccccaaacaaacaaacaaaagcaaTAATAGCGCGGGATAAGCAAGaattcaaacaaaaacagaaCATACTCGATAAAATTTATGACTGAATATGCTGTGTTGGGGTGTGGGTGCAGTCATAATAAAGGGAAACGCAAAATCATGTCGTCTCAGGACATAACAATGTTACAAGAGAACTCACCGCTTCAGCTCCTTGCTTGATCAAAATGAGGGAGCTATCTTTGACCTCTTCAGCATCTATCTCCATGATGTTCTGTACCAACAGAATTTACCCACCCCCACCCATATGTATAAAAATTAgcaacaaaatttatttatttttctcttccagCGTTGCAAATATCTTGAGTGAGTGAACCTAACTTATGGTCAAAGCAAAAGCCCCGAAAGTTTCAAAAGGAAAAGCAACCACATCACTTATATGAGACGAAATGGTAAAGTTGAATTCCTTGCACGAACTCTAGGAGGTTATAGAAAAGAAGAGGAGACTGATAGGTACCTTTGTACTGTTTAATAAAGTGAAAGATCAGCTGCCGCCGCCGCGCCGAGGTAGCAGAGAGACAGGCACTGTTTACTGCTTAACCCTCTCGCTTCAGCctgtccttttctttctctccgaTTTTTTTGGGTCAACTTGAGTCTCTCGCTCAACACGATGCCGTTTCTTGCATGAAAGTAAGGAAAATAGATGGGGCGTTTTCGCAAGGACCTAAAACCATTTCACACGACGTCGTTTTAACAGCGACCTGTCATTGTAAAACCCTAATTTCGATCCCAAACCTGCCTTTTAGTTCCAGAAATGGTGATTAATTTTGCAAAATTGGATTTAATTAACCAGATAATTAATTTGCCACAGTTGAAAACTGGaaactcttatttttcttttttcagtcgACAAATACAGAATCACAAAGCACGCCGCTAATTGCATTTCTAATTGGTAATTTGCAATTAAAAGGCGCCACCAGCAACCACATTATAACAATTACGGGCCAACCTAATACAATCCAACCAATGAAAAGCCTCCACGTTAGGATCCCTCTCGACCACAACATCAGACACCGTAACCTGCACCGCACCTCTGTATCCTGCAATCCTGCCACGAACTCTAGCCACGAGTCCGATTTTAATCTCCGATGCAAAATGAGCAGCCATGTCAgcaattaatttaacattagCAGGATTACGGCGTGAAAAGTAAGGAGAGGTGAGCTGGTTGAGCCAGAGAACGCAGGTGACGCAGCCAGTGCCGTCGTCAATTGTGAATTTGAGAAATTTGTTTGGTTTTAGCTCGCGGGAGGTGATGACGCCTAGGATTTCGGTGCGGGAGATGGTAGTGTTTTTGCGAGTGAAGGTGATCGGGTCGTAGGTGGAGAACGAGGGAGTTTGGGCTAGAGAAAGGAGATCGAAGGCTAAGAGCTTTACGTGTGTGTTTTGCAGTCTCTGATCCATCAGATAAAAggggtgaaaaaaattaaaaagaaagaggaatcAGTGGATATCTATCTAATTCTACGCGTGGTTTACTTTAAGGAGAAGggtatttttgttaatatattttgagtGGAGGGTGTTTTTGTTACTGACAAAACGAAGTCGTGTCGGcagcaaaaataaaatcgagTGTCGGTCGGTCTCCTCCTCTACGAGGTA from Populus trichocarpa isolate Nisqually-1 chromosome 5, P.trichocarpa_v4.1, whole genome shotgun sequence includes these protein-coding regions:
- the LOC7464693 gene encoding uncharacterized protein LOC7464693, whose protein sequence is MEIDAEEVKDSSLILIKQGAEARVFESNFVGRRSIVKERFSKKYRHPTLDSKLTLKRLNAEARCMTKARRLGVSTPVLYAVDPLLHSLTFEYVEGPSVKDVFLEFGLHGIVEERLDDIAMQIGDSIGKLHDGGLIHGDLTTSNMLLRMGTNQLVLIDFGLSFTSTLPEDKAVDLYVLERALLSMHSSCGNVMDRILAGYRKSSKQWSSTLNKLAQVRQRGRKRTMIG
- the LOC7464695 gene encoding CST complex subunit STN1, translating into MDQRLQNTHVKLLAFDLLSLAQTPSFSTYDPITFTRKNTTISRTEILGVITSRELKPNKFLKFTIDDGTGCVTCVLWLNQLTSPYFSRRNPANVKLIADMAAHFASEIKIGLVARVRGRIAGYRGAVQVTVSDVVVERDPNVEAFHWLDCIRLARNCYNVVAGGAF